In the genome of Oncorhynchus mykiss isolate Arlee chromosome 18, USDA_OmykA_1.1, whole genome shotgun sequence, one region contains:
- the zgc:174945 gene encoding uncharacterized protein zgc:174945, translating to MVWLRGSKVLSLLLTVSLCLCVSPSLDTGAVELKYTKTPMVGTEGMPLRLTCKAVYDTKQCGRIDAFWCHHTLEECPKLIDLGKYLTVVNEMVMDDHSVRHRHVVTDFIELTPADRGVYQCNAVCEMGGHTAMGHYINITVKAAPIVDQRKANNGGLNWTYSTGTILWFLLLILELLEARSITK from the exons ATGGTTTGGCTCCGTGGATCTAAAGTGCTGTCCCTGCTGTTgacagtgtctctctgtctctgtgtgtcaccTTCTCTAGACACAG GTGCCGTAGAGTTGAAGTACACCAAGACTCCTATGGTTGGGACTGAGGGCATGCCCTTGAGGCTCACCTGTAAGGCAGTGTATGACACAAAACAATGTGGTCGTATTGATGCCTTTTGGTGTCATCACACTTTGGAAGAGTGTCCCAAGCTCATTGACCTCGGCAAGTACCTCACTGTTGTCAACGAGATGGTTATGGATGACCACAGTGTCAGACATAGACATGTTGTAACAGACTTCATAGAACTGACCCCTGCTGACCGAGGAGTCTATCAGTGCAATGCAGTATGTGAAATGGGAGGCCATACTGCCATGGGACACTACATAAATATCACAGTCAAAG CAGCTCCAATAGTTGATCAAAGAAAGGCCAACAATGGTGGACTGAACTGGACATACAGCACTGGAACAATACTGTGGTTCCTTCTCCTAATACTGGAGTTACTTGAGGCAAGATCAATAACAAAGTAA